A stretch of Streptomyces vietnamensis DNA encodes these proteins:
- a CDS encoding APC family permease codes for MSSPTSDEPPGLRTGTLTTADISFFVVSAAAPLTVMAGVAPVAILLGGIGAPVGYLLAGLTLAVFAVGFTTMSRHVRSAGAFYAYITRGLGKPVGIAAALVAMLGYNGMEIGVYGLLGSATSDTAAALGHHIPWLPISLAGLLLIWYGGYRSIDFGAKVLGVLLVAETGILVLLAGGVLLDGGAHGLSLAGLAPAHVLTGGTAAVLAFAFAAFTGFESTVIYRREAKNPERTIPRATYIAVAFLGLFYAFVVWTVIQAFGEDKVVQAAADDPGGLFFAAITTYVGAWAADLMHLLIITSILASLLAFHNAINRYALSLSEEGVLPKALGRIHPRHRSPYLAGAAQTALGALVVLAFAFAGADPYQQLLLWVNTPGMIGLMLLQLLAALAVPCFFRKIDHREGALRTVVAPVAAFVLLAGAIGLVTAHVDLFTGASTTVNTVLVSLAPAVFLLGLLLAHRLRRTRPETYARFAAEPSDPGDPSCPHPTSSSSTPASATPSSPATPPSPSMAD; via the coding sequence ATGTCCTCACCCACCTCCGACGAGCCCCCAGGACTGAGAACCGGCACCCTCACCACCGCCGACATCTCCTTCTTCGTCGTCTCCGCCGCCGCCCCGCTCACCGTCATGGCCGGCGTCGCCCCCGTCGCCATCCTGCTCGGCGGCATCGGTGCCCCCGTCGGCTACCTCCTCGCCGGCCTCACCCTCGCCGTCTTCGCCGTCGGCTTCACCACCATGAGCCGCCACGTCCGCAGCGCCGGCGCCTTCTACGCGTACATCACCCGCGGCCTCGGCAAACCCGTCGGCATCGCCGCCGCCCTCGTCGCCATGCTCGGCTACAACGGCATGGAGATCGGCGTCTACGGACTCCTCGGCTCCGCCACCTCCGACACCGCCGCCGCCCTCGGCCACCACATACCGTGGCTGCCCATCTCCCTCGCCGGGCTCCTGCTCATCTGGTACGGCGGCTACCGCTCCATCGACTTCGGCGCCAAGGTCCTCGGCGTCCTCCTCGTCGCCGAGACCGGCATCCTCGTCCTCCTCGCCGGCGGCGTCCTCCTCGACGGCGGGGCCCACGGCCTCTCCCTCGCGGGCCTCGCCCCCGCGCACGTCCTCACCGGCGGCACCGCCGCCGTCCTGGCCTTCGCCTTCGCCGCCTTCACCGGCTTCGAGTCCACCGTCATCTACCGGCGCGAGGCGAAGAACCCCGAGCGCACCATCCCCCGCGCCACCTACATCGCGGTCGCCTTCCTCGGCCTCTTCTACGCCTTCGTCGTCTGGACCGTCATCCAGGCCTTCGGCGAGGACAAGGTCGTCCAGGCCGCCGCCGACGACCCCGGCGGCCTCTTCTTCGCCGCCATCACCACGTACGTCGGAGCCTGGGCCGCCGACCTGATGCACCTGCTCATCATCACGAGCATCCTCGCCTCCCTCCTCGCCTTCCACAACGCCATCAACCGCTACGCCCTCTCCCTCTCCGAGGAGGGCGTGCTGCCGAAGGCCCTCGGCCGGATCCACCCCCGCCACCGCTCCCCGTACCTCGCCGGAGCCGCCCAGACCGCGCTCGGCGCCCTCGTGGTCCTCGCCTTCGCGTTCGCCGGGGCCGACCCGTACCAGCAGCTCCTGCTCTGGGTGAACACGCCCGGGATGATCGGCCTGATGCTCCTCCAGCTGCTCGCCGCGCTCGCCGTGCCCTGCTTCTTCCGGAAGATCGACCACCGGGAGGGCGCGCTCCGCACGGTCGTCGCCCCCGTCGCCGCGTTCGTCCTGCTCGCCGGGGCGATCGGCCTGGTCACCGCCCACGTCGACCTCTTCACCGGGGCCTCGACCACCGTCAACACGGTGCTCGTCTCCCTCGCCCCCGCCGTCTTCCTCCTCGGGCTCCTCCTCGCCCACCGGCTCCGCCGCACCCGCCCCGAGACCTACGCCCGCTTCGCCGCCGAACCGTCCGACCCTGGAGACCCCTCGTGTCCGCACCCGACCTCGTCCTCGTCAACGCCCGCGTCCGCGACCCCGAGCTCACCGGCCACACCGCCGTCGCCGTCCATGGCGGACTGA
- a CDS encoding TetR/AcrR family transcriptional regulator, translated as MGRPRRPLLDRERITTTALEIVDELGEFSVPQIAKRLGVQTASVYHHVDGRDGIVELLRERVAAAIDDAAFDQEPWDAAMAAWARSYRAAFAAHPRAIPLLTTSPVRAPQVLGQYERAVGRLLDAGFALPDVMPVIIALENIVLGSALDMAAPEAMWELADETATPRLARALGAATEGRTDQAFELALTGYLSHVRGLLESGQL; from the coding sequence ATGGGCCGGCCGCGCAGACCCCTCCTCGACCGGGAGCGGATCACCACCACGGCGCTCGAGATCGTCGACGAGCTGGGCGAGTTCAGCGTCCCGCAGATCGCGAAGCGCCTCGGGGTGCAGACGGCCTCCGTCTACCACCACGTGGATGGCCGGGACGGCATCGTCGAGCTGCTGCGCGAGCGGGTGGCCGCCGCCATCGACGACGCGGCCTTCGACCAGGAGCCCTGGGACGCCGCCATGGCCGCCTGGGCCCGCTCCTACCGGGCCGCCTTCGCCGCCCACCCGCGCGCGATCCCGCTGCTCACCACCTCACCGGTGCGCGCGCCGCAGGTCCTCGGCCAGTACGAGCGGGCCGTCGGCCGCCTGCTCGACGCGGGCTTCGCCCTGCCGGACGTCATGCCGGTGATCATCGCCCTGGAGAACATCGTCCTCGGCTCGGCCCTCGACATGGCCGCCCCCGAGGCGATGTGGGAGCTGGCCGACGAGACGGCCACCCCCCGGCTGGCCCGCGCCCTCGGCGCGGCCACGGAGGGCCGCACCGACCAGGCCTTCGAGCTGGCCCTCACCGGCTATCTGAGCCATGTCCGGGGGCTGTTGGAATCGGGTCAGCTGTAG
- a CDS encoding VOC family protein — translation MDVPYPRLLVTRFADCFRFYASVLPPLTGADLDKGGPEGPYANWEVGGRAVLVLFDRAAMASVLGTGDLPARPAPAQDAAMLVLRVTDVDEALARCLEAGGVPMLGAVDRPEWGPGLRTAHLRDPEGYLIELQSYS, via the coding sequence GTGGACGTCCCGTACCCCCGCCTGCTCGTCACCCGCTTCGCCGACTGCTTCCGGTTCTACGCATCCGTCCTGCCGCCGCTGACCGGCGCGGACCTCGACAAGGGCGGGCCGGAGGGGCCGTACGCCAACTGGGAGGTGGGCGGCCGGGCCGTCCTGGTGCTGTTCGACCGCGCCGCGATGGCCTCCGTCCTCGGCACCGGGGACCTGCCGGCCCGGCCCGCGCCGGCCCAGGACGCCGCGATGCTCGTGCTGCGGGTGACCGACGTGGACGAGGCCCTCGCCCGCTGCCTGGAGGCCGGCGGGGTTCCCATGCTCGGCGCGGTCGACCGCCCGGAGTGGGGGCCCGGCCTGCGGACCGCCCATCTCCGCGACCCCGAGGGGTACTTGATCGAGCTCCAGTCCTACAGCTGA
- a CDS encoding MarR family winged helix-turn-helix transcriptional regulator gives MPSARSTPPALLGLSTYLLSRIGKTARGRLADRLAERGLRLWDMAVLAALSDFGPHAQRDLAVRLGVDPSDMAKVVEQLAGGGYVERARDPEDRRRVSVTLAPAGRDLLAELDAEARAVQDTLLAPLSPEERDLLQGLLLRVHEGL, from the coding sequence ATGCCTTCCGCGCGATCCACCCCGCCCGCCCTGCTCGGCCTCAGCACCTATCTGCTCTCCAGGATCGGCAAGACGGCCCGGGGCAGACTGGCGGACCGGCTGGCCGAACGCGGCCTGCGCCTCTGGGACATGGCGGTCCTCGCCGCCCTCTCCGACTTCGGGCCGCACGCCCAGCGCGACCTCGCCGTCCGGCTCGGCGTCGACCCCAGCGACATGGCCAAGGTGGTCGAGCAGCTGGCCGGCGGCGGATACGTCGAGCGGGCCCGCGACCCCGAGGACCGAAGGCGGGTCTCCGTCACCCTCGCCCCCGCCGGCCGTGACCTCCTCGCGGAGCTCGACGCCGAGGCGCGAGCCGTCCAGGACACGCTGCTCGCACCCCTGAGCCCGGAGGAACGGGACCTGCTCCAGGGCCTGTTGCTCCGCGTGCACGAGGGGCTCTAG
- a CDS encoding bifunctional [glutamine synthetase] adenylyltransferase/[glutamine synthetase]-adenylyl-L-tyrosine phosphorylase, whose amino-acid sequence MTVPGRRSSTFSRLLRHGFTDPSGAERLLDVPELSALRDDPVLLDALGATADPDLALRGLVRLVEAQPETERQTLTTTLLSAKPFRDRLLGVLGASEALADHLARHPRDWESLVTYEAADLHPGVAEFEQGLAEATDAVSLRVAYRRCLLAIAARDVCGTTDVAQAAAELADLATATLRAALAIARSAEPADAAMCRLAVIAMGKCGGHELNYVSDVDVIFVGEPSEGADEGKAIQAATRLASHLMRICSETTVEGTIWPVDANLRPEGRNGPLVRTLSSHLAYYQRWAKTWEFQALLKARAVAGDLELGAQYIDAVSPLVWQAAERENFVPDVQQMRRRVVANIPAAQVERELKLGPGGLRDVEFAVQLLQLVHGRSDATLHSGTTLDALAALAAGGYVGRADASQLDEAYRFLRAMEHRIQLYRLRRTHLVPEDEADLRRLGRSLGLRTDPVAELNREWKRHAAVVRRLHEKLFYRPLLDAVAQLAPGEIRLSPRAAGQRLEALGYADPAAALRHLEALASGVTRKAAIQRTLLPVLLGWFADSADPDAGLLGFRKVSDALGKTPWYLRLLRDEGAAAENLARVLSAGRLAPDLLLRAPEAVALLGDPEGLKPRGRDHLEQEVLAAVGRADDAEHAVAAARGVRRRELFRTAAADLIRSYGTEDNPREPDPGALVDRVGEAVTDLNAVTIAGALRAAVRAEWGEELPTRFAVIGMGRFGGHELGYGSDADVLFVHEPREGVDEQEAAKAANRVVAEMRRLLQLPTADPPLLIDADLRPEGKSGPLVRSLKSYEAYYRRWSLVWESQALLRAAPMAGDQELADRFIELVDPLRYPAEGLGEDAVREIRRLKARMESERLPRGADPTLHAKLGRGGLSDVEWTVQLLQMRHGWAEPGLRTTRTREALAAAHAAGLIPTEEAQTLDEAWVLATRVRNAVMLVRGRPGDTFPSDPRELAAVARYLGYEPGHVGEMVDDYRRITRRARAVVEELFYGA is encoded by the coding sequence ATGACGGTGCCGGGACGCAGGAGCAGTACGTTCTCACGTCTGCTGCGGCACGGGTTCACCGACCCCTCGGGCGCCGAGCGGCTCCTCGACGTGCCCGAACTGTCCGCGCTGCGCGACGACCCCGTCCTCCTCGACGCCCTCGGCGCCACCGCCGACCCCGACCTCGCCCTGCGCGGCCTGGTCCGGCTCGTCGAGGCGCAGCCCGAGACCGAGCGGCAGACCCTCACCACCACGCTGCTCTCCGCGAAGCCGTTCCGGGACCGGCTCCTCGGGGTGCTCGGCGCCTCCGAGGCGCTCGCCGACCACCTGGCCCGGCATCCCCGCGACTGGGAGTCCCTCGTCACGTACGAGGCGGCCGATCTGCACCCGGGGGTCGCCGAGTTCGAGCAGGGGCTCGCCGAGGCCACCGACGCGGTGTCGCTGCGGGTCGCCTACCGCCGCTGCCTCCTCGCCATAGCGGCCCGTGACGTGTGCGGCACCACCGACGTCGCCCAGGCCGCCGCGGAGCTCGCCGACCTGGCGACGGCGACCCTGCGGGCCGCGCTCGCCATCGCCCGTTCGGCCGAGCCCGCCGACGCCGCCATGTGCCGGCTCGCGGTGATCGCGATGGGCAAGTGCGGCGGCCACGAGCTGAACTACGTCTCCGACGTCGACGTGATCTTCGTCGGGGAGCCCTCGGAGGGCGCCGACGAGGGCAAGGCCATCCAGGCCGCGACCCGGCTCGCCTCGCACCTGATGCGGATCTGCTCGGAGACCACCGTCGAGGGCACCATCTGGCCGGTCGACGCCAATCTGCGCCCCGAGGGCCGCAACGGCCCCCTCGTCCGCACCCTCTCCTCCCACCTCGCCTACTACCAGCGGTGGGCGAAGACCTGGGAGTTCCAGGCCCTCCTGAAGGCGCGCGCGGTCGCCGGCGACCTGGAGCTCGGCGCCCAGTACATCGACGCCGTCTCCCCGCTCGTCTGGCAGGCCGCCGAACGCGAGAACTTCGTCCCCGACGTGCAGCAGATGCGCCGCCGCGTCGTCGCCAACATCCCGGCCGCCCAGGTCGAGCGCGAGCTCAAGCTCGGCCCCGGCGGCCTCAGGGACGTGGAGTTCGCCGTCCAGCTGCTCCAGCTGGTCCACGGCCGCAGCGACGCCACCCTGCACAGCGGCACCACCCTCGACGCGCTCGCCGCCCTCGCCGCCGGCGGCTACGTCGGCCGCGCCGACGCCTCCCAGCTCGACGAGGCCTACCGCTTCCTGCGCGCCATGGAGCACCGCATCCAGCTCTACCGGCTGCGCCGCACCCACCTCGTCCCCGAGGACGAGGCCGACCTGCGCCGCCTCGGCCGCTCCCTGGGCCTGCGCACCGACCCGGTCGCCGAGCTCAACAGGGAGTGGAAGCGGCACGCCGCCGTCGTCCGCCGGCTGCACGAGAAGCTCTTCTACCGGCCGCTGCTCGACGCCGTCGCCCAGCTCGCCCCCGGCGAGATCCGGCTCAGCCCGAGGGCCGCCGGGCAGCGCCTCGAAGCCCTCGGGTACGCGGACCCCGCCGCCGCCCTGCGCCACCTGGAGGCGCTGGCCTCCGGCGTCACCCGCAAGGCCGCGATCCAGCGGACCCTGCTCCCCGTCCTCCTCGGCTGGTTCGCCGACTCGGCCGACCCGGACGCCGGACTCCTCGGCTTCCGCAAGGTCTCCGACGCCCTCGGCAAGACCCCCTGGTACCTGCGGCTGCTCCGCGACGAGGGCGCCGCCGCCGAGAACCTCGCGCGCGTCCTCTCCGCCGGGCGCCTCGCCCCCGACCTGCTGCTCCGCGCCCCCGAGGCCGTCGCCCTCCTCGGCGACCCGGAAGGGCTCAAGCCGCGCGGCCGGGACCATCTGGAGCAGGAGGTCCTCGCGGCGGTGGGCCGCGCGGACGACGCCGAGCACGCGGTCGCGGCGGCCCGCGGGGTGCGCCGCAGGGAGCTGTTCCGTACCGCCGCCGCCGACCTGATCCGCTCGTACGGCACCGAGGACAACCCCCGCGAGCCGGACCCGGGCGCGCTCGTCGACCGGGTGGGGGAGGCCGTCACCGACCTCAACGCGGTGACGATCGCCGGCGCCCTGCGGGCCGCCGTGCGCGCCGAGTGGGGCGAGGAGCTGCCGACCCGGTTCGCGGTCATCGGCATGGGCCGCTTCGGCGGCCACGAGCTGGGGTACGGCTCCGACGCCGACGTGCTGTTCGTGCACGAGCCGCGCGAGGGCGTCGACGAGCAGGAGGCCGCGAAGGCCGCGAACCGGGTGGTCGCCGAGATGCGTCGGCTGCTCCAACTGCCCACCGCCGACCCGCCGTTGCTGATCGACGCGGACCTGCGTCCGGAGGGCAAGAGCGGCCCCCTGGTGCGCAGCCTGAAGTCGTACGAGGCCTACTACCGCCGCTGGTCGCTCGTCTGGGAGAGCCAGGCGCTGCTGCGCGCCGCACCGATGGCGGGGGACCAGGAGCTGGCGGACCGCTTCATCGAACTCGTCGACCCGCTGCGCTACCCGGCCGAGGGGCTCGGCGAGGACGCGGTCCGCGAGATCCGCCGCCTCAAGGCCCGGATGGAGTCCGAGCGGCTGCCGCGCGGCGCCGACCCGACGCTCCACGCCAAGCTCGGGCGCGGCGGTCTCAGCGACGTCGAGTGGACGGTCCAGCTGCTCCAGATGCGGCACGGCTGGGCCGAACCGGGCCTGCGGACGACCCGTACCCGCGAGGCCCTGGCCGCCGCCCACGCGGCGGGCCTGATCCCGACGGAGGAGGCCCAGACCCTCGACGAGGCCTGGGTGCTCGCCACCCGCGTGCGCAACGCGGTGATGCTGGTCCGCGGCCGCCCCGGCGACACCTTCCCCTCGGACCCGCGTGAACTCGCGGCGGTGGCACGGTACTTGGGGTACGAGCCGGGTCACGTCGGCGAGATGGTCGACGACTACCGCCGGATCACCCGCCGTGCCCGCGCGGTGGTGGAGGAGCTCTTCTACGGGGCCTAG